A segment of the Candidatus Eisenbacteria bacterium genome:
TCGCAGCTGCGGTTCGTCGAGCGCGAGCCGCAGGTGTGGGGCATCAACTTCATCCGCTGGATCCGGCATCGCCAGGAGCAGGCGCGCCTGGTGTCCCACCCGCGCAACCAGCCGGGCTACGCGTCGCGCTTCGGCGACCTCGTGGGGCTCGACGGCATCCGGCCGCGCGCCAAGGCGGAGCTGACGCCCTACGTTACGTCCGACATGGCGTCGCTCGAGACCGTGTCGCCCGCCGATCCGCTCAACGAACGCACGGCGTACACCCTGGCGAGCGGCGCCGACCTGCGCTGGACCGGCCGCTCGAGCCTGACGCTCAACGCGACCTTCCGGCCCGACTTCGGCCAGGTGGAGGTGGACCCGGCGGTCCTCAATCTCACACAGTTCGAGCAATTCTTCCCGGAGAAGCGGCCGTTCTTCCTGGAGGGCGCGAAGCTGTACGCGTTCGGTGACATCGCCACCGCCTACGTGTCGCCGTTTCGCATTGCGCATCCGCTGCTCTTCTACTCGCGGCGCATCGGACGGGTGCCTCAGGGCGACGCGCGGCTCACGGCCGACTATGAGGATGTGCCGGACGAGACCACCATCGAGGGTGCGGCCAAGCTCGTCTTCCGGACCGTGGGCGGGGCGAGCGTGGGGCTGCTCGATGCCGTGACCGGCACCGAGCACGCGTCGTTCATGACCGCGGGACTCGAGCGCTCGAAGGTGGTCGAGCCGCTCACCAATTACTTCGCCGGGCGCTGGACGCGCGATCTCGGCGAGAAGGCCCGGCTCGGCACGCTGGCGACCGGAGTGTGGCGGCGTCCGGAGGACGCCACCGCGTTCCTGCCGGAACGCGCGGTGGTCGCCGGCGCCGACGCCTACGCCTGGCTCGGCGATCGCAACGTGCTCGTGGACGGCTATGTGATCGGGTCTCACGTGCGCGGCACGACCGGCGCGATCACCTCGCTCCAGCGCTCGCCCGCCCACCAGTTCCAGCGTCCGGAGGCGGACCACCTCGACCTCGACCCGACCCGCAGCGACCTCTCGGGCGCGGGCGGCCGGCTCACGATCTCGCGCGAGAAGGGAACCTGGCGCTGGCAGGTGCACGGCGAAAGCCACTCGCCCGGCGTGGAGATGAACGACCTCGGGTTCATGGCGCGCGGCGACTTGAAGGCGGCCCATGTCGTGGGCACATGGTTCGACGTCGCGACGCGCCGGCACACTCGCAGCAACCGGATCAGCGTCGGCCGCTACGGGATGTGGACCCAGGGAGACGAGCCGATCGGCGACGGCATCGCCGGCGACGTGTCGACGACCTTCACCAACTACTGGACCGCGAGCATCCAGGCCAGCGGCTCGTTCGCGGCGCTCGACGACCGCGAGGCACGCGGCGGGCCGGCGATTCGCCGGCCATCGGGATGGAGCGCCACCTCGCGGATCGCTTCTGAGCCACGGCGCCCGATCGCCGTCGACTTGACCTGGTTGGCTGGCGCGGACGACGACGGCGGCCGCTTGAACGACTCCCGCGCGACGCTCACGGTGCGACCGCGTCCCAACCTGATCCTATCGATCGCCGGCCGTTTCGCAGTCAACCAGTACGCGGCGCGCTGGGTCGCCACGAGGCCCGATACCGCCGCAGTCGCCACGGGCGGCGCACGCTCGGTGTTCGGAGCCCTCGCCGAGCGCCGGATCGAGATCGCGCCGCGCGTGGACTGGACGGTACGATCCAACCTCACGCTCCAGCTCGTCCTGCAGCCCTTCATCGCGTCCGGCGTGTACACCCGAATCAAGGAGCTGACGGCTCCCGGTGGGGACTACCGCGTGTACGGCGAGGACGGATCCACCATCGTGCGCACCAGCACCCCGCGCGGGTACGTGATCGATCCCGATGGGCCGGGGTCGGCGGCGCCGTTCGCGATCCGCGATCCGGACTTCGTGCTCCGCTCGTTGCGCGGCAACGCGGTCGTGCGATGGGAGCTGAACGGGGCGACCACGATGTTCCTGGTCTGGAACCAGGTCCGCGGCGGCACCGTGTCCGAGACGCTGGCCATCACCGGGGACGACCTGTCGTCGATCTCGCTCCTGCCGGCCGACAATCACGTGCTGCTCAAGTTCAGCCACCGGTTCGATCTGCCGCGGTGACTGGCGGTGATTGACGTCAACGATCCTGGAGAAACCC
Coding sequences within it:
- a CDS encoding DUF5916 domain-containing protein; translation: MRLALATTLPVLLVAATFSLAPAAPREVRAARTARAPVIDGQIEPELWTQAPEISGLFQQRPDNGVAASESTQVWILFDDDALYLAARLYARNGVTRVVARRDTYVECDWFGLLLDPLHDRRTGCSFFVNPDGVQYDAVISNDIQEDTSWDAVWQSAVSVDAGGWTAEMRIPLSQLRFVEREPQVWGINFIRWIRHRQEQARLVSHPRNQPGYASRFGDLVGLDGIRPRAKAELTPYVTSDMASLETVSPADPLNERTAYTLASGADLRWTGRSSLTLNATFRPDFGQVEVDPAVLNLTQFEQFFPEKRPFFLEGAKLYAFGDIATAYVSPFRIAHPLLFYSRRIGRVPQGDARLTADYEDVPDETTIEGAAKLVFRTVGGASVGLLDAVTGTEHASFMTAGLERSKVVEPLTNYFAGRWTRDLGEKARLGTLATGVWRRPEDATAFLPERAVVAGADAYAWLGDRNVLVDGYVIGSHVRGTTGAITSLQRSPAHQFQRPEADHLDLDPTRSDLSGAGGRLTISREKGTWRWQVHGESHSPGVEMNDLGFMARGDLKAAHVVGTWFDVATRRHTRSNRISVGRYGMWTQGDEPIGDGIAGDVSTTFTNYWTASIQASGSFAALDDREARGGPAIRRPSGWSATSRIASEPRRPIAVDLTWLAGADDDGGRLNDSRATLTVRPRPNLILSIAGRFAVNQYAARWVATRPDTAAVATGGARSVFGALAERRIEIAPRVDWTVRSNLTLQLVLQPFIASGVYTRIKELTAPGGDYRVYGEDGSTIVRTSTPRGYVIDPDGPGSAAPFAIRDPDFVLRSLRGNAVVRWELNGATTMFLVWNQVRGGTVSETLAITGDDLSSISLLPADNHVLLKFSHRFDLPR